The region CATTAGAATTACTTTGCAACCATATATTTTTGGTTAGATTAAGAACTTTACAATGATCCCAAATATATGCGGCATTTATTGTTGCATGGACAATATCTGACCTAGTACCTCTTGAAACAATCGGTAGAATTTGTCTGAAATCTCCACCAAAAAATACAACTTTTCCTCCAAAAATTTATTGACACTCAACATCGTCATCACTCATAATATCCTTTAATGATTTGTCAAGAActtcaaaataaaatttatttGTTATCGGAGCCTTATCTCATATTATAAGTTTTGTTACCTTCAAGAGATTGACAAGATCAAATTTTTTTCTCAATGTTATAGCTAGAAGATTCCAAATATGAAACTGAAATTTTAAATTTGGAATGTGCACTTCTTCCTCCAGATAACAACAAATTTACAATTCTGCTAGATATTACATCCAACACAATATCTCATTTGTAATGCAAACCTTCAGATAATGTGTTCCATAGCATGAGTACCTTTTAAATAATCAAAAGTGGAGTATTTTTATATGTTATGGACATTACGACATGAATGAGCAAGACAATGTGATTAGTACATATATAAACAAATAAACATAGCAGTGGCCAAACAAAGTTAAACATGTAGCATAAAAGTGAATTAAGACCCTATTAATGGCAGAATATGGATAAGGATATGTAACTATTTGCTGCACGTTCTGTAACACTGCTGTAACTTTCTTCGTAATAGTTACTATTGATAAGGATATGTATCTGTGATCATTGGACACGTGGCATTAAGTAAATGATCAAATGTGACAGGTGGCATTTGTGCATTCATGTTTATCATCGATCATTACTTACTTCACCTGCCTCAACTACCATTAGCTTCACCACTTTTCATCTACTATAAATACTGAATCAATTACTGCCTCAATTTGTACTATCCTTTTCTTAGAAAATTATCTTATAGTATTTTAACTTGTCTTTGTGAAACATGGGTGGCAAAGGTGGTAGCGGTGGTGGAGCTAAAGGAGGCGGTGGAGGTGGTGGAGCTAAAGGAGGCGGTGGAGGTGGTGGGGCTAAAGGAGGCGGTGGTGGAGATGCAAAAGGAGGCGGTGGTGGAAgcggtggtggtggtggtggtggttcaATGAAAGCCCCGGGTGGTGGTGGATCATATATATCTCGTGGAGCATTTGAAAGCAACCCTCAGGGATACTTCAGTGATCTTCATGCTGCGGACAAAGGCAGCAAATAGTGCTACCTATTTCATCTACTTGTTACTACTGCGTTTTAACTTAGTTCCATAAATAAGTACTTTGTAGTATGTAAATGTGTGGTGGTGATTAGTAGTACTATAAGTACTACTAGTAGAATGTAAATGTCTAGTGTCAGTCACTACTATGTTGGTGTGTACTATAATTAAATAAACGCAGTTTGCTTCTCTTCATTGTCGTCTCAATCAACGAgatattttttttaaatcatatttttcaaattaatttttaaaataatcaatattttaaaaaaattattggAATAATCATCTTTTTAATCAGGAGCGTCAGATCAATTAGCATATCTATTTAACAGGAAAGATCAACTAGCATATTCATTTAAAAGGAAGAAGAGGTGTCAGTAttattggcgcatgcatgtgtaTCAGATGTATAATGTTTAGTCCGTGCATCAGATGTATAATGTTTAGTCTGTGCATCAGATGTATAACGTTTAGTCCTTTGACGCATGCATTTTGAAAGTTCTTCTATAAATATCTCGCCCTTCATCTATATTTTTTCACACAATTTTTACACTATAACCACATTTTCTTTCATTCTACTTCAATCTCCTTcaagttttttatttttaatcatgtctgaatatattcacaagagaaatgtcgatttaatcTTTCTCGTTGTTCcgtctccgataaagattcgactttggaatatagattcatttgaacgtcttaatcagacactgaaccgttggttagatggagaaattggagatggtgaaaggattagaagaatctAATGGCTTGTGTTCACGTTCAACCAAGTgcgtgaatgggtggatattaagactgacagagacgttcataggatgatgcataatatgttcaaaattattttgatAATTGTAATCGTTTAATTATTGCAATGgtattttaattgttttagttgtttgtgttgttgtttatgtcTTGTTTGTGTGTTGAATGTcttgtatttgtttgtgatggtatttcctcacaaacttataatataaaataaattttgtttttttatatattataaaagaggtacatgtaaaattattttgttgtgctcgttccaacactaggacagttagtacgattgtgacctgACTGACGGTATAAACTACATAATCTAATcattttgttcgtcgtatccatttcgaTTCGAATACGGGTTCTGTTTGGGCAatcctttttctttcttcgcataaTTTCGTTGTGTCAGAcaatgtccccttgatattctggccagtaatcctcttttgccactactgaaaaattaattttttaaatatttgataggtttatgactttgtaaacgtcagataataagtaggatggatcccttcaaacctttgaacatgccacaatgacatgggagcagggcgtacgaaaggcttggaactttccgtagtcgcaccaacctctatctagttccactaTGTATTGTCTCATCGGCATGCCTTCATTATGATCCATGGACTCAACAACATTGTACCAACGTTTAGTAtggtcaaacaccgtgaccacgtgtgtgtttgctttagaAACTTCGTGTCTAATaaatttcattgaagcatcattgaacaactgcctagattgcaacactgaactccatttggaacgtctggtctcaaacaACGTCTTTAGCCTAAAATATGTTACCTGCATCAAAGCAGTTGTAGGTATGTTTCGGAAtcctttgaagacagagttcattgattccacaagattttttgtcatgtggccccaacgttgaccgttgtcatatgccctagtccacttctccatTGGAATAATGTCGATCCACCGTACTGCGTAtgcgtttgacaatcttatttctttgcggtagtgtttgaaagaaggttctgataatgtgtaacctgagttgacaaccttcttccgcaatATTTTGTCTTTGACCTCCCGCATAAAATTATGAGCGATATGCCTAATGCAGAAGACATGCATCGAAGGAGGATCCTGtcagccattatcaatgtttttatATGCACTGACGATTGAAGGGCGTCGATCGGAGATCAAACATAAATTAGGTtaggtgcaacgtgcaatcggagatttcttaggaaaaaaccCCATCCCTCAACAGTCAGTCTCCCCTTCAACAAGGGCAAAGacgattggaaaaatgttgttgttgtcatcttgtgccactgacatcagtaacgttcctttatatttcccgtacaaccatgtatcatcaatttgtataataggtttacaaaagaaaaacctttgatgcatggttgatacgtCTAAAAGAGATGGTGGAATATTTCATTTCCAATAGTACAAGTCTCATCTGGTGTATACGACGACAACGTTTTCAACTTGACAATAGTCTCTGGAGCATATTGTTTAAGAGCcaacaggtattttggaagttgtttgtaagactcctcccaattgtCATACACTTTTTCAACCGCCTTTGTTCCTAGCTATCCCAaccttcctatatgatggagtgtagTGGTATTGTGCtacaatatgcgagattattgtactcacctttaacgacgaattgtcgctaatgacagacaaaatttcatcgcatattaactgAGAGCTAACTTTCCGATGGTCTTGCATTGGGTTTGTGAGCATGCGTGTGTGAACTGAATCCATGGATCCATTCACCCAAGAATCACTCatcttccggtacgaagctgacaacctgaAAAGGAAGTGCTCATTTGGACAATAAATTATGTACCTCAATGCATTAGTTCTATCAACTTTGTAATCAGTTGATAGTTCCATGTGACACtttttaatggcttttacacaatcttcttttgtgcgaaatgtgtctccttctTTCAAAGATCCTTAcatttgcacataaggattgtatcatatatctgatgaaggttcatcggagcccaaattcaagcttgtcatgtgttgaggtggacaatatacatgactagtTGGTAATGGCTCATCTTCTTCATCACCGTTCACCATTAAATCAACCAAAATCtcgacttcttcttcttcctcatctacAGCATTCACATCAGCTTGTTCgtcgtcatcagtttcacaaaatacttgtgactgatcaatgaatTGAGACACTTGTTATTGTGGTGGTAATATATATaactctatatcgttgtacccagattgttcgtgactgacaaacatatgatgaacatcgtcatcatctcgaatcttctttTGATAAAACTTTACTTGGTTGTATGCAAACCAtaccggatttttatagatgatttggcccacaggactgcactgcaatttcttttctaaTCTTTatttcagatgtgaaaaatttgatcttcgatttattgtaaaccgagttacttCTGTTGCAAAAACAAAAACCGAATAATTGATGCTCGAATATTTCATCTTCGatatgggcactgatcatgtaatgtggTGGGGAAGACATTCTTTTAAATGTAACTTTAGTGTTTCTACTAATGGTGAATGCATTGATCTGTTATTCACATACAATTAAATAGGGTAAACGTTGTATGCACTGATCACACAATTCATCTGCAAAGACAAGACAATGCAATGCAAAGAATCCATGCAGAGACAAGATAATACAATGCATGCGCCTGGTAGAATCTCTTCGCACAAGGAATCTCACAAGGAATATGTGCCCTAATAGTCCAAAGAAGGCGCCCATTCCAATGGCGCATAAAGCAACCTAGGCGCCCATGCCTTTGGCGCATCTTCATTGCATGCAAAAAAAGACATGTATGCGTCACTAGCCTTGGCGCATGTGACCATGCATGTCATAAAGCAAGCATGCTCCATAGTCTTAGGCGCCTACTCTCTTGTCATATACATGCATCCAATCCAATGCTTCATATGCTGCGTACCTATTCAACCTATTCAAGACTTACTCATCTATAAATAAGGCACCAACTCACAACATCTCATCATCTGCAACACTGACAATCAATCTCTACAACACTTCATCTTTATCACACTCAACCTCTGCAACACTCATCCTCTGCAGCATTATGTCTCtattgactatgggtgatgaacaccgaggaacaatcgacaatatctcgacatttgtatgtaattactctctttttacttatttcgtatttatttgtatttatttcttatttatgtttttattgTATATTACTTCTTCTTATATTATTTCTTAATTATGTTTTATTAGGATCCAAAATGATttcgatgtcgtgtacatgaatatgtaccccaggatcctttgatagaaccatatattagaggatgtggttttagaaatctcctcaacatagtctcgtattcggttgactacaaatttattcttgctttgtttGAGAGATGGAGACtcgagacccacacatttcaccttcctttcgaTGAGTGTACCGTCACATTTGAGGACGTCTACATGTTATTGGGTCTACGTATAGATGGTAAGGTTgtgaatggtagagttaaccaggATAACTCTATCTGCAATGAGTTATTAggtgcccctttgtgtgacgaCCAAGCTGAGGGAGAGTAATCCAGTCAAGCTAGGGGGtaaggtataaatttaaaatatctcaaataatattatgcgagtataatATTGACCAAAGAATCAACCGAGTACAAAAAAATAATTAAGGCTCgatgttatattatgattttatttggtaattttttattcCTAGAAAGTACTGataatacggtaaatattatgtatttacagttgttacgcaacattaataaggtaagcacatatagttgtGGTTCGGTTGTTTTGGTCCATCTATATAGTGCGATGTgtaaaaattccaaaaaaaaaaacttgtactttttattcatgtgcgtatttgctacaagcatgggattggtcaagaatgtcgtcactcaCCCTGGTAAACGAGAAGACATTCATATTCccgtttgcaacaaagtaagttcAAAACTTTACCATATAATTAATTAGACTTTATATTACAATTaactataaataatatttttcaattgttTATGATCTAGGTGATCAGTTAGAGGAATGAgctacaataggtgtctgaaacacgctatagtagtttatcgcaatctattggatcacattggaccagacgatgtaatactTCTACACAAATCTATTTTAActtaaaaatacttatcaaattatttatcatctaatcatGTCATATTGTTGTACAGTTTATCTAGAGGCAATATTTGagtcttgatcatcaggttaatCATGATGttgctgcagtttggacagcaaagacaccaattatctggttcactactgtggagatgcaccagagtgaccgggtaaAACTGCAATTCGGCATGCAgcaacaaattccagaacctccgacgtgtttgggagattggcatcaGAAAAGAGTCGATGtccaatgggattattccgactggagagacttcgcaaaagagatgtgtcgtcattggaggaatcgacgacaacacgTCTTAAACGAACCAATCATACATGGTGCTATACCAACTCAATAATATATGGTGCcgtttaggtcggttacaacacaacaatttgtgtctgagccaaggtatttgattgatccacgcaaactagcttcgtcatcatacgccGAACAACAAGTCCCCatccaacaccaatgtcaaaccacccaaacccaacaaccaacctcacaccatcaccctaccacatacacctaacaaccaaacacccaacttCGCAACCCATTCATGCCAAACACTCAACCTTGCAATCCATTCATGTCACCCACCCAACCTCAAAACCAAGAATTAAACTATACtcaccaacaaccatacgcatccaccacaacagtctatagcccagatgattcatatgattcacttcatcgtagccccccaccaatgaccatCCAAACATCTCATCACCATAACATCCAACCATTGCTATAGTACACCCCAAGAACCATTGtttcgtttccaaaacgattc is a window of Lathyrus oleraceus cultivar Zhongwan6 chromosome 6, CAAS_Psat_ZW6_1.0, whole genome shotgun sequence DNA encoding:
- the LOC127097382 gene encoding glycine-rich protein 23; translation: MGGKGGSGGGAKGGGGGGGAKGGGGGGGAKGGGGGDAKGGGGGSGGGGGGGSMKAPGGGGSYISRGAFESNPQGYFSDLHAADKGSK